One Devosia lacusdianchii genomic window carries:
- a CDS encoding peptide chain release factor N(5)-glutamine methyltransferase → MGGDGAGQLSEAPKLGALWRGWRDVLSRQGFETAALDAKLLTQHALGLNALELATRENEPVDEAGAVMIVELVRRRMTGESVARIIGEREFYGLAFALNAATLEPRPETELLVDLALGALPAGGRLLDLGTGTGCIPIAILANQPDATAAAVDLSAKALAAAKGNAQRHGVAGRIEFLLGSWFEPLLTSPFGGEVDPLGSGEGVYPTRRAEKRPPHPSLRADLAPEGRGEGGFDLIVSNPPYITSAVVETLAPEVKDFDPRLALDGGPDGLAPYRVIAAQAVGWLKPDGRILVEIGHDQGAAVSALFLEAGYEAVDVHKDLAGLDRVVSAHHVEDSHAQA, encoded by the coding sequence ATTGGCGGCGATGGAGCAGGCCAACTGAGCGAGGCACCAAAGCTTGGAGCGCTGTGGCGCGGCTGGCGCGATGTGCTGAGCCGGCAGGGTTTCGAGACGGCGGCACTCGACGCCAAGCTGCTGACCCAGCACGCTCTGGGCCTCAACGCGCTGGAGCTGGCGACGCGCGAGAATGAACCCGTCGACGAGGCCGGAGCTGTGATGATCGTCGAACTGGTGCGCCGGCGCATGACCGGCGAGTCGGTGGCGCGGATCATCGGCGAACGCGAATTCTACGGTCTCGCGTTTGCGCTTAACGCGGCAACGCTTGAGCCGCGTCCGGAGACTGAATTGCTGGTCGATCTGGCACTCGGCGCCCTGCCTGCTGGCGGGCGGCTGCTCGATCTCGGAACCGGAACGGGCTGTATCCCGATCGCGATCCTGGCCAACCAGCCCGACGCAACGGCCGCAGCGGTGGATCTGAGCGCCAAAGCGCTAGCCGCAGCAAAAGGCAACGCGCAACGGCACGGTGTTGCTGGACGGATTGAGTTCTTGCTGGGTAGTTGGTTTGAACCGCTGCTCACCTCTCCCTTTGGGGGAGAGGTAGACCCCCTTGGGTCGGGCGAGGGGGTCTACCCCACGCGCCGAGCCGAGAAAAGGCCCCCTCACCCGTCGCTACGCGCCGACCTCGCCCCCGAAGGGAGAGGTGAAGGAGGGTTCGATCTTATCGTCTCCAATCCGCCCTATATCACCTCCGCCGTGGTTGAAACGCTGGCTCCCGAGGTCAAGGATTTCGATCCCCGTCTTGCGCTTGATGGTGGACCTGACGGCTTGGCGCCTTACCGCGTCATCGCGGCCCAAGCGGTGGGCTGGCTGAAGCCCGACGGACGCATTCTGGTGGAGATCGGCCACGATCAGGGTGCGGCGGTGAGCGCGCTGTTTCTCGAAGCCGGCTACGAAGCCGTCGACGTTCATAAAGATCTTGCCGGCCTTGACCGTGTTGTATCGGCGCACCATGTTGAGGACAGTCACGCGCAGGCCTGA
- the prfA gene encoding peptide chain release factor 1 gives MPSLPQDKLDALETRFQYVEAALSGGAGPDEFVKFSKEHAELAPIVGEIRAYNKALSDRAEAEALLKSGDKDMVEMAEAEIAELDETIERLFQAVRILLLPKDEADEKSIILEIRGGTGGDEAALFAGDLFRMYERYAANHGWKVTVMEESPGEMGGFKEIIANVSGKGVYARMKFESGVHRVQRVPATEGSGRIHTSAATVAVLPEVEDIDIEIRNEDIRIDTMRASGAGGQHVNTTDSAVRITHLPTGLVVTSAMKSQHQNRAQAMIVLRSRLYEMQREERDSARSAERKGQVGSGDRSERIRTYNFPQGRVTDHRINLTLYKLDKVISGEALDELIEALITESQAGQLAAMEQAN, from the coding sequence CTCGAGACGCGGTTTCAGTATGTCGAGGCGGCGCTGTCTGGTGGCGCCGGACCGGATGAGTTTGTTAAGTTCTCCAAGGAACATGCCGAGTTGGCGCCGATCGTCGGCGAGATCCGCGCCTATAACAAGGCGCTGAGCGATCGGGCCGAGGCCGAAGCGCTGCTCAAGAGCGGCGACAAGGACATGGTCGAGATGGCCGAAGCCGAGATCGCCGAGCTGGACGAGACGATCGAGCGGCTGTTCCAGGCCGTGCGCATCCTGCTGCTGCCCAAGGACGAAGCCGACGAGAAATCGATCATCCTCGAAATCCGTGGCGGCACCGGCGGCGACGAGGCGGCTCTGTTCGCCGGCGACCTGTTCCGCATGTATGAGCGCTACGCCGCCAATCACGGCTGGAAGGTCACCGTGATGGAGGAAAGCCCCGGCGAAATGGGGGGCTTCAAGGAAATCATCGCCAATGTTTCGGGCAAGGGCGTCTATGCCCGGATGAAGTTCGAAAGCGGCGTGCACCGCGTGCAGCGGGTGCCCGCCACGGAAGGCTCAGGCCGTATCCATACGTCGGCCGCGACGGTGGCCGTGCTGCCGGAAGTGGAAGACATCGACATCGAAATCCGCAACGAGGATATCCGCATCGATACGATGCGGGCCTCGGGCGCTGGCGGGCAGCACGTCAACACCACCGACTCGGCGGTGCGCATCACCCATCTGCCCACCGGGCTGGTGGTGACCTCGGCGATGAAGAGCCAGCACCAGAACCGGGCCCAGGCGATGATCGTGCTGCGCTCGCGGCTCTACGAAATGCAGCGCGAGGAACGCGACAGTGCCCGCTCAGCCGAGCGCAAGGGGCAGGTGGGGTCGGGCGATCGCTCGGAGCGCATCCGCACCTACAATTTCCCGCAGGGCCGTGTCACCGACCACCGCATCAACCTCACGCTCTATAAGCTCGACAAGGTCATATCAGGCGAAGCGCTGGATGAACTGATCGAAGCGCTGATCACCGAAAGCCAGGCCGGCCAATTGGCGGCGATGGAGCAGGCCAACTGA